In Aristaeella hokkaidonensis, the following are encoded in one genomic region:
- the ccsB gene encoding c-type cytochrome biogenesis protein CcsB, whose product MMLQAENTLFTIVVIGYFILTALNFAFVILKKDALAKVAFGIQTGIFLLHTAALVLRGIGAGHWPMTNQYEFATSFAWALCLVSLVFIRKYRFPVLGAFSSPLILLMIGYAAMQSREVKELMPSLRSSWLAFHVSTAIIAYGSFGVAFVLSLIFLFRGRIKGEGFWGQHIPQPEKLDMISYRSVCLGMLFLTLTILTGAIWAEQAWGSYWSWDPKETWSLVTWIIYAIYLHLRIRRGWRGKAAAWFAVIGFICVIFTYIGVNTFLPGIHSYA is encoded by the coding sequence ATGATGCTTCAGGCGGAAAACACGCTGTTCACAATTGTTGTGATTGGTTATTTTATCCTTACGGCCCTGAACTTCGCTTTTGTGATCCTGAAGAAGGACGCGCTGGCCAAAGTTGCATTCGGGATTCAGACGGGGATTTTCCTGCTGCATACTGCTGCGCTTGTGCTGCGGGGAATCGGCGCGGGGCACTGGCCGATGACGAACCAGTATGAGTTTGCCACCAGCTTTGCCTGGGCGCTTTGCCTGGTCAGCCTGGTTTTTATCCGGAAGTATCGCTTTCCGGTGCTGGGGGCTTTTTCTTCGCCGCTGATCCTGCTGATGATTGGCTATGCAGCCATGCAAAGCAGGGAAGTGAAGGAACTGATGCCTTCACTGCGTTCCAGCTGGCTGGCTTTTCATGTTTCCACGGCGATCATCGCATATGGATCTTTCGGGGTTGCCTTTGTCCTTTCCCTGATCTTCCTCTTCCGGGGAAGAATCAAGGGAGAAGGGTTCTGGGGACAGCACATTCCGCAGCCGGAAAAGCTGGATATGATCAGCTACCGGAGCGTATGCCTGGGAATGCTGTTTCTGACACTTACGATTCTGACCGGAGCAATCTGGGCTGAACAGGCCTGGGGCAGTTACTGGTCCTGGGATCCGAAGGAAACCTGGTCACTGGTGACCTGGATTATTTACGCGATTTACCTTCACCTGCGGATACGCAGAGGCTGGAGAGGGAAGGCCGCAGCCTGGTTTGCCGTGATCGGCTTTATCTGTGTGATATTTACCTATATCGGTGTGAATACGTTCCTGCCGGGTATTCATAGTTATGCATAA